In the Ptychodera flava strain L36383 chromosome 1, AS_Pfla_20210202, whole genome shotgun sequence genome, TAAACGTTAGTTCTAACAATCGATCATGTGAGAAATCAATTTCAGCCTAATTCTGCGTTCGGATGCAGTGGACGCGCGTTGTCTGTCTTGATATAGGTGACCAATTCCGCTCTGTTCAGGCTACAtcttgaaattgatttctgtgATTAAGTATAATCATCTCTTTTGGATATAATATCATTTCTACATGATATGGATGCatcatgtttatatttcaataaccAAGGTtcgtttttttcttcagaaaaggCCTTGTTCCAAATCACATTACAGTTTTCTGAACTCTATGTTTTGGACACAATTTTGAAAAGACGATTCTAATTGAGTAAGCTTATTTTTCTGTACATTTATGTTCTCAAATAGGAAATTGAGAAAATACTTAAAAAGGATAGAAATGTACACCTGCCCTCTAAACATGACCTTTCCGATAGGATTTTGTATAAAGGCTGTAGTTTAAACAATATTGAACTTGCCATCAgtcaatgttatatatatatatatatatatatatatatatatatatatatatatatatatatatatatatatatatatgaacacggttggaactaatttaggataattggatcgtCATATTTTTTAAGTTTCTCAAACCTggtaggtgccctatagctgaatgttgcaatataacaaagtattaatgaaaacaagtgtgtaacataaaaagaaattcaccattcaattatcccaaattagttcccatcGTGTTTATGATGTTAATATGGCCAGTACAATTAATTGCAGGCAAAGGTACAAATATTCTAAGTGTTGGTAGCTTCTACtggtttgttgtttatttgataCAAAATCCTCTTCCCGATAGTCCTTCTTTTCCTGTTCTTACACCAGagttgtaaaaaaaatcaaatttaaggccagagaaaaaaaaaatcttgttcatcggattttttggaccaagtcccaggagcggcgagcgaaaattttattttttatttttttttaggccgaaggtaaacgcggttctctggcatttttgcacagatgcagacaaggcaagataattgtttccctttttaccagaaatatctcagacaagaaacactgatactggtaactgaattcaatactatatttcccaacaataacataggccattacattcacagttagtgtttgcacaacatattctgagtatttcaacattctctcagaataaaactgaaatgtacagcaaatcactgaaattcaacaattcagtattgtcctttaatattgtcctggtgggagctagcatctgagttttttcattttactttggccccatgttttggcctctttaccactgtctatatatacacattttacacaatggtctaacaacactgtactgtgatcggagtgaagttatatagtcatcattcagatcgtactttaacatcgacgcaaccatgtgttttgtcgttgccgtaaattttttatactttcgatgcaattttcattcaatcggatgcaccgttcatctgctgtcacgatcttgttgaacaaatcgccgaacgtaatatcaggacaaacactgaatagcgtctctggaactaactgttggccatcacgtcgaatgttggcaatcaaattaatactcatgatgtgacatatactaacctttacaaaacgagcaaatttctggccaaatcgacccactttgcgtcgtgattcgccaaattcagacgtcacaacaacgtgttggtaTTTCTAAGTCCGAACACgtatgaagtctcattcaaaatcccgtgcccgcgaaaacccgacacagccaccagcggcagtactaaaaatatttgtaatgcggaagtaagaattttccgcgatcaaaaaaaaaaattccaaatatgccaaagtagaagcagcgattccgatgaacaatttattttttcttcctggcctaaacTCCATCTTGTCTTGATGCCAAGATGCAATCAAGATGCAATTGTAATTTCTTCAAGAGTTATCTGGTAATGAGGGGGAATTTACTAAAATGCTCACATATATTGTTAATGTTAATCTCTGTACTTAATGAGGATGTAAATTTAACTGCACATACTGATTCCATCCCCAAATGAAATTGACATGACTGTGTAGATGTGACAATGCCTATCATTTGTGCAGTCTGACCCTGATATATTTTGGTCAGATAATCTAGTCATCTTGTTTATTTTACTCTCACAGGAAACAAACCCACACCAGAAGAGTACAACACTGAGGTGATGGACTTGCTGAAAAAATTTgctaaaaatgaaaagatgGATAAGGCAGCCAGATCTTGAAAAGTGCTTGTAAAAAACTTGAAATGCTGTAATTAGAAGGTTATGCAATACTTGATAGTTGTGCAGAGTTCTTAGTGAAATATAATCATGTTGGTACACCACCAGTTTAGCCATTTGACATTATGTCTGAGTTTAGGAAAGATCATGTCCTCAACCCATGTGAGTAATGTTTACTTGTATTTGTAAAACCGAtgtcagaatttaaaaaaaaattattacacTTGTAAGGGTATTCAGATAATTTTCCtttattcaaacaaaattgcaAACTTTGTACAGgaattttttcttaaaaatattatgttgtTTCTGGGAAACAATTATTGCATTCAGGTATTGGCATAAGGCATAGAGCTTTTTAACCTCAAAATGTTCAGTAGGATTTATTACACATAATATCCACCATATTTTCCTATATTTGTGACACATTTTTGGTTCAAATGACACTATTTTACAGTGTTTGTACTATAGTTTGCAAACAAAAgcgactttaaccctttcaccccagttccctgtatacaggtccaactttaccatagaaaacaatggatttgggacaaatcatggtggtgaaagggttaaacaattaaagaaaattaaacaTACACAATTACTAAATTGTAGCTAGTGTTCTTTCAAGAAATCTTGATATGCACATTAAGCAATAATTACACTTGAACTTGATGTGTTAAAATGACAATTCAATTAATGTTAGATATTGACAATTGGACATAAAGGTTAATGCTCATGGTCCCTCTTGCACACAAAAACCTGAAGACCTGTGCGTTCTTGCATCACTGTGTCTTGAGAAAAACAATTTGCTACAGTTCAAATGATGTGTGATGCTATGCATTTCTTTATCATACAAGCTGGAAGTACAGttgaaattaagcaataacccccgccgcaggagggtatacacgagattttggtacaatgcgcgacatatagcacgagccgataggcgagtgctatatggagcgaattgtaccaaatcgagtgtatacccgactgcgaaggggttattgctattatattatatcaacttgtgtgtatttgttgtcttacttgggtattttcataactctaagccccaaatgcagaaaacggacgtctgagagatcgaacgtcggaaattctgcgcccgagaccgagcattttaaTAAGGATTCCGTTCAGCACAaggtatcctacgataaatacgcataaCGTTCATATCGACAttcattttattcgcatgcaacacgaacggCACTTGTCAAAAATACCTGCAGCACTCACagagaaaatgggtcaagagttcaaatcaaaagaaaaaagtaacaatttttttcgtaaatttacataagaacaataagcttagtcctggcttttttggcatactaaaataGATTtgactcattctgtaccgcataccgtcgcgacattcagtggtggcacagtgaagttacaggatctatttttgatggataatttggacgttaattgtaccagaaacaagcagttttaaaataatccagacttgctatgactgcaactgtgatgaacagttgtgcagatactgagtgtgttgcccgatgcgggagctggacgctgacactgctcgttgcatttggatttgatgtcaaatatcgtcgcagtcgccaggagtcatcccattgttattttgaacttcttggtctacgtcgttaggacatcccgatctgttatagcccaaactttggtaaataatatctgacataccgttactgtgaggaagtgtcaatttatttgtgtatgaacgaatactatcttcattttaaagagcggtactaggatatatcgcgtctcgactcccgcaaagtgcacggtgcgctgtcgccctaatatttgtgtgcatcataccccaaacgtgctgcttcagagatgtctttcatcatcgatcccaacttatttacaccaaaaGGTGAGTTaaagacccacactttatctgtgtatcaaaattcggtcttcggtctttgaaacaaagtggttcggtctttctcgagggtctatggtttagataggtacgttcaaatgcaccgaccgagCAGTtgtcgaaaatgctggtttaggggcccgttttagcactgctagcagtgctaaaacagtattttagcatcggtggaatgagctctcgtccaatcagaatggcgcatggtagcatgatataatataatattattttttaggGTCATCTATGTCATTTAGTCATGAAAATTTTGGCTATCTTTGCATAATTGAAGGCATTGGCTCTAATCAGAAAATATACATCAGTCGCGCTCATTACAGATCAGTCGTCAAAGTGTACCACCGCCCTTTATCTACCTTACACGTTATCATTCACTGTACTAGGATCATTATCACATAATGAGTTTACTATCACCCGCTGTGTTAACATCACTGATATTCCACTCTGGTATCAATGCAGAGAGTGATTACGACTGCACCCCATACTACAGTATTGTATAACATGCTAAATTTACTACAATAGTATTTGCACCAATTgtaaaaagtctatttcattGGATTACATACTTAGTCTAAACCAGTCACAGTTAGAATATCTCAAGATGATGGGATGATTCATGGAGGTTAAGTTTAAATTGCAATTTGTAAACTTTGGgataaattgattcattttcatttgttcaGTTAGCAGGGAGATTACTTTTTTCATGTTAAGTAAAAGTATGTTTTGTTGTAAGCCACTATGCTGAAACAAACTCTCGTGGACTGGACAAATGAAAAGACATAAATTTCAAGGGAGAAGTTTTAGTTCTTTATGAAGTTGCGAACAGTCTCAAAATAAATGGGTCCTTCAAACACTTGGAGACATTATAGAGCTAATACACTCACATCAGAGTGGCCCATTGTGTTCTGGGTAAAGAAATTTCCATCAAATAGTTGCTTGCATTTCCTGCCACGTAGTAAATGAagacaaaaatgtgaaatttatgaTGGAAACATACTGTACACTTGTGAAAGTACAAAATTCAGATTTACATTGAAGAATTATTACGGTTAATTGTTTTGCTAGACTATCAACACATTTGGCATTGAGAAAGGCACTGTACGAATTAATATGAAATGGGACACTCACAAATCCTCTACAGTTTTCATTCGCTGTGTAGAAATATAAATCTTATGTTAGTCACATAAATATTCATTCGCACATTGACGGTAGAAACACGtgtactgtctatgatttgcatgtaaaattaaaatatgaaaggtgGTCACTGACAATGATGAAGCTCAGacttaaagtaaacaaaatggtAGAAATCTAGTATGTTGAAATTTAGCATCATTGTGTCAAAACTGAGCATTTATTGACGTTGCTATAGTTCGATTATAGCAATTGATATAGAAGTCAAAGATCTGAGACCAGTACTGGAAAAAGCTCTTTCTTGTTATTGAGGGCGTTGTTTTATTGAAACCTGTATCATAACATCAGatataattaacattattttacaaaaatgttatGACCAAAACATAACAATGACTTTCTATATTTTTCCTCAAATTCTTTTAGTGTTGTCGTCTGTCTTAAATTCAATCAGCAATAAGAAATTCACTGTCACTTTTAAAGTtatcatgaaatttcaacaaatatttcttgtcGAAGCAAAACAATCACTTTAAACattagaaaatatcaaaatggtcTATGCAAGATTTTGTGTCCTTCACAAGATGAAAATCTCTTTCTAGTCATTGTACATACCATCGACTGAAGTGAGCCAATAATTTCACATGACTGCATTATCTTTTCATCATCCAAACATATAAATGTATGTTTCGTGCATAAAAGTTGCAATTATAGATCAGAAACAGAGGAATAAACATCTAGCTGTCAAGGAAGGCAATCAAGGAGATGCTCAACAACTTTCTTTCCTGCCTGGTAAATTATTGTGCAAATACTTTAACACAGCTATTGCCCTTATCAACCACTATGACTTTACCAAATGGTTCGTCATCAGTAACACAGACACCAAGGGGATTTCTCAATCCATCATCAACACTATCAATGCGACAAACAAATTTGCCACCTGattcaaactttacaattctgTTATTACGATATTCAGCAACATACACAAAGCCATGTTTATCCACAGCGACTCCTATTGGAGAATTCAGCTGACCATCACCACTCCCTTTGGTGCCAAAGGTATACAGGAAGTTGCCATCACCATCAAATGCTTGGATTCGGTGATTGTCACGATCTGATACATAGACCTTGCCAGTATGATCAATAGCTACACATTCAGGACAGTTGAACTGACCATCACCACTGCCATAACTACCAAATGATTTGATGTAGCTACCATCCTGGTTGTAAACATGGATGCAATGACCTTCATAATCAACAACATAAACCTTCCCAGTCAGAGGATGAATGGCCACACCGACTGGATGTTTCAATTTACCTTTACCAAAACATCTATCTTGTCTGCCATTCTCATCACAGACAATCACCTGTTTATTTCCATTATCTGTGATGAATACTTCACCATTGACTGATATTGCTGCACTATAGGGTCTCACAGCATTAGGCTGATCAGTGAATTGAAATGTATCTTTGTGTTTCCCacacaaagtgaaagactgcaATCTATGATTATTTTGATCACAAACTAAAGCATGCCCTGTTCCTGTAACAGTTACTCCCCATGGGAAATTAAACTGACCAATACCTCCACCAGACTCTCCAAATTTACACATCAACCCTTTCTTAGGGATCACCTTAACTCTTACCGGTGATCCCGTTATtggtttattgaaaattgacactGATATTTCATGTTCACCCTCCATCTGTGCTTTGGATTTCAAAGTCAGTGTACCATCTTTGTTGTCTGTGACCTCTACGTTCACCATCTTGTCATCTGGTGTCTTCATTGTCGCGAGGATATTCCTAACATCTACAGCGCCTCCGTGCGCACCTTCAGTTGCGATGGTGACAGTGATGTCATCGCCAACTCTGACGTACTTCGGAGTTGCCGACACTCTATACGTTGGAACATCTACTTTTTGCAGTGTTCCAAGATTTCTCTCTTTACAGAAGTCAGTGCATGGTAGAAACTCCAAGCTGTCAGTTACAGCTGGATTGATTTTAGTTTCGATTTTCAGAAGTTCCTCCATTTGTGCAGACACTCTCTTCCTTGCAGCCATTACCTGGGCGGCGTTCCCATAATGCACTAGCTTTTCTGCGTATTCTCTCGCACTGCTGAGATCGTTCTCAGTGATTTCAAGTTCTTTCATTTGTGAGTTTAATTCCGTCTTCCTTGTACTGTGTTCATCTTTCAGCTCTGTCAAAATTGTGTCGCCACCTTCCTGCACCATGCGAAGTAAATCTTCACGTACCTTGTCAATGTGTGTTGTGATTTTCTTTTCGACTGTCTTTGATCTTTTGTCAAGCGATTCTTGCATGGATGCGATTCCATTCTTGCTATCTCTGATTTCAacttctttcactttcactttgtcaATCATCTCATTCAACACTTTGGAGTAATCTTTAGCTGCGTCTTTCACACAGCGATAGTCGTGACTTCGGTGGTCGAGTGCTGTACACTTTAGACAGACTGGTGCATCACAGGTAAAGCAGTAAAACTCAATAAAGAAGTCTTCGTGACTGGTACAGTACGTCGACCCTTGCACTGAAATTGGGTCAGTGGACTTTGCGCTTTTGTATTCTTCTAGCGTCAACAGCTGATGTGACTTGAAACTGCGCATTCGACTGTGTGACTTTGCACAGATTCTACAGAAATTGACATCACACTGGACACAGTGTTTGACACTTTCTGCTTCGTCACAACCTTCGCATGTTGTCTGATCTGAGGAGCCTTCTCGTTTTCGAAACTCTTCGACcagtttgttgacaaaaaagTTTGTCGGAATACCGGTAACGCCATTGTCAGGTATATGATGCGTACGGCGACATATTGGACACTCAAGTTTCCCCGTTTTCTTCACAAGTTGACTCAAGCATTCTTCACAGAAGCTGTGTAAGCACGGTAGATTTTTGGCGTTCTTATATCGCTCTGAACAGATACCACAGACCAGAAAATTGTCATCGATTTTCTCCAGGAACGTTTTTTCTTCTGAAGCCATGTTTATTGACTTCCATGTCCTCAGTAGACCTCTTAACTTTGTATTTATATGCGATATGGCAGCATATAACCATACGATATGTGATGGGGTCGCACGTTCGTCGTGGCAAAATCTCGGATCGAGCTCAGCACTCAGCGTAGAAATCGATACTCGTAGTAAAATGGCATTATCGTccccattttgttttgttttgggttATTCTATCGAGACGTCGATAGTTGGAGCTCGGAAATATGATGTTTTGGGTATGTAATTAGCTTGTGTGTAAAGCCTCGTGTATCAGGGTGTGCGTCAATTCTGTTACTAGTGTTAGAGTTACCTCACCATGGATGGGCTACGTGAACTGAGGATGACCCCTGTCTGAAGCTGTGTCGCCCTCACAGACTAAGGTTTTGCATGTCAGGTATAGGAATAcgatgttttcaaaaaaacatacacatttttAGGAATATATTGTTAATACAAGGTTTCGCTATTGGGGCTGCATTTTAACCAACACACTTTTGAGGCCGATAGTTTACAACAGTGTTGAATCTAGGATCTTAGGATTGGGGGACATTTGGGCCCACTGCCTTaaattttggggacattttcaaaatttgggggACAATTTTTTGGCAgcaattttgcatattaatctgCATATTAATATTGTCTATGAAGTCTTTGTACATCTATTCAAgaatataattgttttgaatAAATGGATAATGGTTGCACAACTGTTGGTATATTTGTCGATCTTAAAAAGGCATTTGACACTATCAACCATGATATACTTTTACAAAAACTCGAATTTTATGGAATAAGAGGTCACCCACTACTTTGGTTAGAAATTACTTTGAAAATCGCAAACATTCAGTTGTAATAGATGGAAAAGCGTCAGAACCACGTCAAATTACATGTGGAGTTCCACAGGGTTCCATTCTAGGGCCAACtctttttttgatatatatcaaTATGACATCAATAACTCTACTAGCTACTTTAATTTCAGACTTTTTGCTGATGacacaaatgtttttaaatCTTTAGACTCTCAAAAACTACATCTCAACCATATAAATAGTGAATTTCATAAAGTCAATGACTGGTGCATGGCGAACAAATTAACTGTTAATGCAGAAAAAACTAATTACATGGTAGTTAAAACACGTCAAAAACGTGTAACTTTACACGGTAATTTATACCTTGGAAATCAACAGATTAAGGAAGTTTCATCAGCTAGTTATCTTGGTGTAACAATTGACAGTTCCCTTTCCTGGAAACCACACATTAAGaatgtgataaataaaataacccCCAAAGTTGGAATCATCTCACGTCTTCGACATTTCGTTCCAAAGTTTATCCTACTTCAACTCTACAATGCCTTCATTCTACCACACTTAACGTACTGCTTAGAAATATGGGGAAATACTTACACTACTTTCCTTGAACCTATTTACCGcctacaaaaaaaattgtccgtTTGAttagtttttctgattttcatgccCACTCAAATCCCCTCTTTCGTCAACtaaacatccttcatatttttaGATAAGTAATTACTGTTCTTgcctttttgtttttgatttcaaaaataacgGTTTTCCAATCACTATTAACAATTGTTTTGAACTTCCTCGCCATGGGTACTCTACACGATCAGTAGAGCATAGCAATTATTGTATTCCTACAACAAGGCTTACAGTCACACAACACAACATTAAGTATGCAGCAATTAAACATTGGAATTCTCTACCTTCTTCATTTAAGCAAATAACGTGTAGACAAAGGTTCAAAGTAGAATTAAGAAACTACTTAATgaacatataacaatatgtatcTTTTTTCTTGAGTTGTTTATGTatctaatgtattttatttcctctATCTCCGATATGTATTTTTGTCTTACTTGAGCCCTTTATGGCATCATCGTTTGCAGTTTTTAGCTGAGTAGTGGGCCATGGACTCGACTAGTCCTTATGGACTATTTCTGTGGTCCAAACCAGATAAAGTCATACTTTCAAAGtgactgtaatatttttcttgtaattgTCCGTTTATCTGGTTGAATAAACAATTCAttcatacttgtacacaaggtCAGACCAGAAAGCAACGCATAGAAGGCcaggaatttttgaattctggcatatgagaataatcaaatattaaaagaaaaagagatggcgttaccatgcttgattttctaaatttttacattctcattgtaaaatataacgaaagtaaaatttgaacagtaaactgactctaatttaaatgcaaatatgttcgactaaattgatttatttttaccaaatttgcaattatcaaacccaaaatttcagagattaaaacgtttattttatggaatattttgtCAATTCTGAGCAGCATCTAAGTCGTATATttcgaaaaaatattttgtgtaggtcactgtgctcagtttttcacaatttggcgaAATGTAGCCGGGAATTCTCAATTTGCATACGCTCTCATGATGGTCATTTTGTGACTGTGCTATTCAACTCAGTGGTGCGCTATTGACCttacctggccagagttggattactgaagtcggcttagactgataaatccaaaaagtccactgatgcgttTGAAAATTAATCAACTCTACAAgttgctaataacaggtagtgtcgaATACTGCGAGCACAGAACTacccaatacatgtttatttttacattgcgcgcatccctaataaatatgcggttATATATGGTAAgggggggatttgaaaaatGTAGATCACATAGACGgcgggggacttgaaagtttttgaggggatctgaaaacaaatgatttcaaTCCAGCCATGATCCCCCCCCGCTTTCTTTGTTAACGCTGCCTAA is a window encoding:
- the LOC139139882 gene encoding tripartite motif-containing protein 2-like — protein: MASEEKTFLEKIDDNFLVCGICSERYKNAKNLPCLHSFCEECLSQLVKKTGKLECPICRRTHHIPDNGVTGIPTNFFVNKLVEEFRKREGSSDQTTCEGCDEAESVKHCVQCDVNFCRICAKSHSRMRSFKSHQLLTLEEYKSAKSTDPISVQGSTYCTSHEDFFIEFYCFTCDAPVCLKCTALDHRSHDYRCVKDAAKDYSKVLNEMIDKVKVKEVEIRDSKNGIASMQESLDKRSKTVEKKITTHIDKVREDLLRMVQEGGDTILTELKDEHSTRKTELNSQMKELEITENDLSSAREYAEKLVHYGNAAQVMAARKRVSAQMEELLKIETKINPAVTDSLEFLPCTDFCKERNLGTLQKVDVPTYRVSATPKYVRVGDDITVTIATEGAHGGAVDVRNILATMKTPDDKMVNVEVTDNKDGTLTLKSKAQMEGEHEISVSIFNKPITGSPVRVKVIPKKGLMCKFGESGGGIGQFNFPWGVTVTGTGHALVCDQNNHRLQSFTLCGKHKDTFQFTDQPNAVRPYSAAISVNGEVFITDNGNKQVIVCDENGRQDRCFGKGKLKHPVGVAIHPLTGKVYVVDYEGHCIHVYNQDGSYIKSFGSYGSGDGQFNCPECVAIDHTGKVYVSDRDNHRIQAFDGDGNFLYTFGTKGSGDGQLNSPIGVAVDKHGFVYVAEYRNNRIVKFESGGKFVCRIDSVDDGLRNPLGVCVTDDEPFGKVIVVDKGNSCVKVFAQ